A single Planktothrix serta PCC 8927 DNA region contains:
- a CDS encoding DUF3352 domain-containing protein, with protein MQKIKPNLILTVGVAVLLVGGGIAAYYTLVSRKFLEGVPLGANVVPQEAMVAVSLSTDTQQWDKLNQYGTPQSQAALQDILKDWQNRVFTDNGYDYQKDIQPWVGKEIMVAFLPHSSLLSGTPPTTDSSSTLNQQAMVMVLPIANRAKAKELLSQPKTIPQGQTTQRSYRGVDIIETQGNPKQNYSMAVLGEDFLVVTTDPNATERAIDTYRGSGSLAKTPGYPAALEKIKTTNPFAQVYLNIPVATTVASYHSARPIPTEKLEQVQQHQGLATNITLESQGVGLKSVSWLKPNSQKKFTVENQAQESLKWIPENTLMMVSGSNLKRVWEDYTQGANANPIAPFNPQVLSSSFKSATGMELEKDVLNWMNGAFSLSLVPANPNPRALERFVAGLVLTVKVNDRTAADKSLTQLDEVMKNKKFKVSETKIKGQPAVQWVSPFGGFLVTRGWLEGDVAFMTLGGSIADQIVPIPQVPITSNPLFQQSVPMGLNPNNGNFFMNVERVFDPKVRTLSLPQLPPQQKVWVDAIQSIGLTTAILSDRTSRYDIFVKVKTATTQPTETPSKQP; from the coding sequence ATGCAAAAAATAAAACCTAATTTAATTTTAACGGTGGGAGTTGCGGTGCTGCTGGTTGGGGGTGGAATAGCAGCCTACTACACCTTAGTTTCGCGTAAATTTTTAGAAGGTGTTCCCCTGGGTGCGAATGTTGTCCCCCAAGAAGCAATGGTGGCGGTATCCCTCTCCACAGACACCCAACAATGGGACAAATTAAACCAATACGGAACACCCCAATCTCAAGCCGCGTTGCAAGACATCCTCAAAGATTGGCAAAATCGAGTGTTTACAGACAATGGCTATGATTATCAAAAAGATATTCAGCCTTGGGTGGGTAAAGAAATCATGGTTGCATTTTTACCCCATTCTAGTTTACTCTCTGGCACTCCTCCAACTACGGATAGTTCCAGCACCCTGAATCAACAGGCGATGGTGATGGTGCTTCCGATTGCGAACCGGGCTAAAGCTAAAGAATTATTATCACAACCGAAAACCATTCCTCAAGGTCAAACAACTCAACGATCTTATCGAGGAGTTGATATTATTGAAACCCAAGGAAATCCTAAACAAAATTATTCTATGGCGGTTTTAGGAGAGGATTTCTTAGTGGTGACAACTGATCCAAATGCAACTGAACGCGCCATTGATACCTATCGGGGTTCAGGTTCTTTAGCGAAAACCCCTGGATATCCTGCCGCCTTAGAAAAGATTAAAACGACGAATCCCTTTGCTCAAGTTTACCTGAATATTCCCGTCGCCACAACAGTTGCCTCCTACCATTCAGCCCGTCCTATTCCTACGGAAAAGTTAGAACAAGTTCAACAGCATCAAGGGTTAGCGACGAATATTACGCTAGAATCTCAAGGAGTTGGGCTTAAAAGCGTGTCTTGGTTAAAACCCAATAGTCAGAAAAAATTTACCGTTGAAAATCAAGCCCAAGAAAGTCTGAAATGGATTCCAGAAAATACATTGATGATGGTTTCTGGAAGTAATTTAAAACGGGTTTGGGAAGATTATACTCAAGGCGCAAATGCGAATCCGATCGCCCCGTTTAATCCTCAAGTTTTGAGTTCTAGTTTTAAATCAGCAACAGGGATGGAGTTAGAAAAAGATGTTCTCAATTGGATGAATGGAGCATTTTCTTTATCTTTAGTTCCCGCTAATCCAAATCCTAGAGCTTTAGAACGATTTGTGGCGGGATTAGTATTAACTGTAAAGGTGAATGATCGCACGGCGGCGGATAAATCCTTAACCCAGTTAGATGAGGTGATGAAGAATAAGAAATTTAAAGTCAGTGAAACTAAAATAAAAGGTCAACCTGCGGTGCAATGGGTTTCTCCTTTTGGGGGATTTCTTGTAACTCGTGGTTGGTTAGAAGGAGATGTGGCTTTTATGACCTTGGGGGGATCAATTGCGGATCAAATTGTTCCTATTCCTCAAGTTCCTATTACCTCTAATCCCCTCTTTCAGCAAAGTGTTCCGATGGGACTCAACCCCAATAATGGCAACTTTTTTATGAATGTTGAACGGGTGTTTGATCCGAAGGTTAGAACTTTATCTTTACCTCAACTTCCGCCTCAGCAAAAAGTGTGGGTTGATGCCATTCAATCGATAGGATTAACCACCGCAATTCTGAGCGATCGCACCAGCCGTTATGATATTTTTGTTAAAGTTAAAACCGCAACCACTCAACCTACTGAAACTCCCTCAAAACAACCTTAA
- a CDS encoding CHAD domain-containing protein, protein MKTQINSQTQTLGYWAVQAIQKHLEKVISHESEVLKDDDPEELHQMRVGMRRLRSAIVGFAPVLELPESAEDEKIGKIGRRLGTLRDLDVLLETLQNHYYSQLPPSEQETLDKILINLVKQRHKAFRLVEWTLDHKTYKKLKEDLQDWLEEPCFTPLEKLPIDEVLPDLLLPQISELFLHPGWQVGETQAQLNSISLETLEAILDQQGKFLHSLRKKVKRVRYQMNLFTDFYSSKYSDYLEDMKSIQEDLGNIQDSIVLGEKIAEIIPSKINSKLPVFIGLLAQNRYQSWQKWEELQRRYLKAETRHEFRLELLHPITGTENRTVDS, encoded by the coding sequence ATGAAAACACAAATCAATTCTCAAACCCAGACGTTAGGATATTGGGCTGTACAAGCCATTCAAAAACATTTGGAAAAAGTCATTAGTCATGAATCAGAAGTTTTAAAAGATGATGATCCTGAAGAACTCCATCAAATGCGGGTGGGAATGCGACGGTTGCGTTCTGCGATTGTAGGGTTTGCTCCGGTGTTAGAATTACCGGAATCTGCTGAGGATGAAAAAATTGGCAAGATAGGGCGGCGTTTGGGAACATTACGAGATTTAGATGTTTTATTAGAAACATTACAAAACCATTATTATTCGCAGTTACCGCCATCAGAACAAGAAACCTTAGATAAAATCTTAATAAATTTGGTTAAACAACGTCACAAAGCCTTTCGACTTGTGGAATGGACGTTAGACCATAAAACTTATAAAAAGTTAAAAGAGGATTTACAAGATTGGTTAGAAGAACCTTGTTTTACCCCTCTCGAAAAGCTCCCTATTGATGAAGTTCTACCCGATTTATTACTTCCTCAAATTAGTGAGTTATTTTTGCATCCCGGTTGGCAAGTCGGTGAAACTCAAGCTCAACTGAATTCTATATCTTTAGAAACCTTAGAAGCAATTTTAGATCAGCAGGGAAAATTCTTGCACAGTTTAAGAAAGAAAGTCAAGCGGGTGCGTTATCAGATGAATTTATTTACGGATTTTTATAGTTCTAAATATTCCGATTATTTAGAAGATATGAAATCGATTCAAGAGGATTTAGGGAATATTCAGGATAGTATAGTTTTAGGGGAAAAAATAGCTGAGATCATCCCCTCCAAAATCAACTCCAAACTCCCAGTTTTTATCGGTTTATTAGCTCAAAATCGTTATCAATCTTGGCAAAAATGGGAAGAATTGCAACGCCGTTATTTAAAGGCTGAAACTCGTCACGAATTTCGCTTAGAATTGCTGCATCCAATCACAGGAACAGAAAATAGGACTGTTGACAGTTAA
- a CDS encoding DUF7219 family protein, with product MRLTPDFFDGTQIEHSETQMPSLSEREQLQEFATHVTQIFSLEAEGIMSPNQAYSQIKSLITELKTRVIGN from the coding sequence ATGAGATTAACCCCCGATTTTTTTGATGGGACTCAGATTGAGCATTCGGAGACTCAAATGCCTTCTTTATCAGAGCGAGAGCAATTGCAAGAGTTTGCTACTCATGTCACTCAAATTTTTAGCTTAGAAGCCGAAGGAATAATGTCTCCAAACCAAGCTTATAGTCAGATTAAGAGCTTGATTACTGAACTAAAAACCAGAGTGATCGGTAACTAA